The Lycorma delicatula isolate Av1 chromosome 2, ASM4794821v1, whole genome shotgun sequence DNA window atagaaaataataaatgaaaagaatccAGAAGGGaactaaaaaaaatcgtttttctaaggctaacaagtccgtttaacaatcattCTTTGTAATACTGGCACATCCCCAATGACACCCCTACTACAGAACCAGGGTAGGAATGTATGAGAAAATGTCCCTGAAGATCATTTTCATGATTCAACTTGGGTCTGTATGTTGGCctctgtggcatgagtggtagcgtctcaaaaAGACACTAAAATATAATTGCAAAGCAAAGCTACAAAATCATAACCAACATAATTTAATCTGGTGACcatatctttataatatttattgaacccatcaaaactaaattttgatGTCTTCAATAATGAAGTTagtcatcaataatttttttgatgacacaggtttttatgaactatttcattatcaaagaatcattaaaaaattaatatatcacaatttgtaaaaacttttttgtgtaacagctgtgaaaaataaaaattgctctATTCATAGTTAGTAGAACAGTCAATAATCTAGAAAACTTACAACAAagaacaattattacatttttgaataatgatctctaatcaaaaattaagaaaaccatTACTAAGTAAACCATTTATACTTTCTATTTTGGTGGTCAGCTTATTTTAAACAttgaatatatatacaaaatgattccaaattgcacggaaaTATCTCGGAAGATGATTCTGtggccaaaaataagaaaaaaatcatataaacatagatcagaaaacggttcgttagcgagtatcATATCGCTCCCTCAAAAATGCAGgccatttagccctgctttctgctccctttgtgaaattaaacctTACTAAACTTTTTGGGGTACAGATTGAGGGGTTAATTTTGGTGCTTGTTTATGCTTTTGATCTAAGAAAGTGATTAAAAGTGGTCctagacctctatctcacttaggtttaaAGAAAAcggaataaaacagaaaaacgttttgtcggaaaatacacttttttaggtttggaataaaataactttgttaattttgccaataaacaaataaaaatatctagttaactttgtagaaaatttaattgagaaaattaatataaacaacatttattatttttaaacatatttgagAAGTTAACAAAAGAAGGAAGactattaaatactttaataaaaaacaaaacaagcaaactggatcggaaaagtgataggATTTTAAACAGTACAATTCACATAAAAatgctaaattataaaaatagatttgaaagatatttatctaaaacatATTACTAATGTGTATTTTccataggttggcaataacatTTGAAAGTTCATTTGAGTGGTGTTAGTACCATTATTGTCGTCAAGACATTCACAAtgggtgataccacaaatttCTTCTCATTTGGAGATTGGAcggatatattattaatttatgttaaagtatatgaaaatggattggctgctgtgTGTGAGTACCGTGACAATTATCCAGACTGAAGAGTACCAGATCGTAAAACATTTAAGACTTTGGAGAGGCGAGTTCGAGAAACAGGTATTCTTAAACCAAAACGAATTGATGCTGGTCGTGAACGTTTTCTGAGAAATGCCAACGGCTGAAGAAGCAATTTGAATGCGGTACAAGTGTCTCCTACCCCAAGCACCAGAACATGTTTCGCAATCAAGTGTGTGACGAATGTTACGGGAGCAACAATTATACCCATTCCATACAACAAATGTTATTACCACTACAAGTGTTATTCCATACGTGTACAAGTGTTATTACCACTTGTACTACTAATTTcgataaacggatgaaattctgtcAATGATTAATCAGAAAATGTAATCATCccgatttcctaagtaatattctaacaTTCACATTTAggcagaagaaaatccccatgagactgctacaagtcatttccaacgcacttttttgtttaatgtgtggTGTAGTCTAAttggtgataatctcataggccCTTTTCTCTTACCGCCAAAGCTCAATGGAAAGGGATACTTGCATATTTGCAAACAAATTTAATGGAATTCTTGGAAGATATTCCATATTCCACTTACAGATGTGATTTTAAAATCGTGGCTCACCTGCTCACTGCTGTcgtgatgtgatgaatcatttaataaGGAATGGATTGGTCGAAACGGATCAGTAAAATTGCCACCTCGATGTTACGCCAGCGGACGTTTTCCTTTGGGGTTGAAAAAGTCGTTGGACTATTCCGCTCGAATTATCACACAAGAAGAACTGAGACATGGAATAATTGAAGCTGAAGTACTGTTAGCAATAATAATGgtgctaatattattataatccgTGACAGGCTAGCATAGATTCGCCGAGTTGAACCACGCATTGAACAGAATGGCGCCCATATTGAgtaactgctttgaagaaatgtttgcagctttatcaagtaactattttaatatttaataatttaaaaacaaaccaaGTACAagatttttattcacttaaatatatttttattatttttttctgttatcaataagttttctatttgctttcatttacatttatgctGTTCAAACACTGttcaaaaattattctgtttaaaatcgtattactATTTCCGATCCAGTTTCtaagttttgtttctaatttaagttacactcaaatttttgtttaatctcaatagaagttatttaaatcaattttctcagaattaagttaactagaattttttttattggtaaatcaacagttattttattccataccaaaaaattgtattttctgacaaaacctttccgtgttttaccccgtttttcttaaaacctaaatgagatagaggtctgggaccacttatattcaattttttagatcaaaaatcataaggaagcaccaaatttacacCTCAATTTGTAACTCAAAAATTTTAGCacaatttaatttcacagaggtaacagaaagcagagctaaatgtttcgcgagccgaaactcgataatgaaccgttttctgacatatgtttatatgatttatttcttactttttggCTACAGAATCATCTTCAAGAATTTTCCTGGCAATTTGTAATCtttctgtacacacacacacacacacacacacacacacactcactctctctctctctctatatatatatatatatatatattagtgcaTGTGCGTGcgtctctctctctgtgtgtgtgtgtgtgtgtatttaaaagtttaaacttaTAAACAATAAAGGAATAAGTTTGTAAGAGTATTTATACTCTTCACATGTATTGACTGAGATTTTTTTGTTGCTTTGTGAGTATggtttgtgaaattttttgtaaagattaatcataattttaataattaataataaatcataattaggtagttatactaaaaaatattatttttaaatttgatattttgtaaattcaTCACCTATACAAATCCTTGGTCCAGAGCCAAAAGGGAAGAAAACACCTTTTGGAACTGCCTCCATATTTTCAAAACGGTCTGGATTAAACTTATTAGGTTCAGGAAAATATTGAGGATCCATATGAAGGCTAACAGCAGGAATCACCACTGCTGTTCCTTTATCTAATATTACATCAGTTTCTGGGATACTGTATTCTTTTGTACAATACCGTGCCAATACTGGAGTTATTGTATGCAAACGTAAAGTttctgaaacattaaaaatgatgTGTTATCAAGcgattaatctttatttattatttaattattgtagattattttgaatggtgaaattagtttatattaagtaaaactaCAATTCAGTTTTTGATCCAATCAACACTTTTGGCAATCCAATAATATAGAGATCAGAAATATCAGGATCacccagaaagtaaaaaaaacttgcaaCATCAATAACTTTAAGTAGGTGCATAGCATTTACGTGTCACCCCACATGATTTGTTTTGTAAAGTGCTTCGTGCTCAATTTCTGGTAATTGTGTGGAGTTGTACCGTTCAAGAACATATTGATGACTGGAAATCTCTAACAGGTGTAGTTGTCGTGATGCTTTACTTCAAAGTTAACAAGGGCATTCCTTACACAACATATGTTTTTGCCCCAAAGAGTATCTTTGCTTTTTGTATGTTTAGTGCTGTGATTGAAGTTTTCTTTTCATGGTAATTTTTATGAACTATTCATTAAATTACATCAAGCATTATACtcgtaaaatatctttatttattctgtgAATTATGCAATAACTTTTGAAAATGATTTCTTGTGAAGAAAACAATTCCTGGGCAATgtcaattacatttttagaaagtGAACTGGATGACAATGGAGATGTTGACTCAAGTCCCTTAGACATATCTGTCCATTATTAGTGTTTAGAAAAGCTAAAACTAAGAAACTGAATAGAAATTTTCCTAAATAAAGTGCAAGAAATTAGAGAGCAGAAATAATGTTATTCATGCTCATAAAATTTGGCTTTGATATATAACAGGCAAAAATCCTGTCAAATGTTTCACAATTTagagacaattttattttaagatttgatacaaatttattgagtgtattacaaagatattgaaaaaatttcaaatgaaaagacTTGTAAAGTTACTGATGGAATAGGTGTGGCAGGGAATATGGCGGATAAAAGCACTTAAATCATGTAATTTTCCCGGATTTTGTCTTTTGTCACATCCTACAGCAGAAAGCATTAAAATGAAGCATATACTAGGGTggtattataaataagttaaataacatGAATATGGCAGcactattgtaaaaattttttgtcagatattttctttcattattaaaataattaaatactatacaACAATTCAGTATGTTACTCAGTTTGTATTCAACAGTTCACTAAACAAGATACTCTTATcgattttagtaaaacaaaaaaaaaggaatttcatgcaataataaaattctactcTACTAAAGGGAAAACATCTATCCAAATAAGAACTTAAACCCAGTTCCTGCTTAGTCTACACTGTCATTTAAAACCATATGCAAATGGATTGACAAGTTTAAATATAGTCAAACAAGCTGATAAGACAAACACACAGTGGTTGGAAAAATGAGGTGACAACTgaagaaatgatttaaaaaactctGTAAAGCTGTTTTTACAGACTATAAATTGAGAATTGGAGAAATAGTTGAGATATAAGCATCTCAAAAAACTTGTGCACAATATCCTAAATGAACATTTGGGTATGATAAAACTATGGCATATTTGTTGTCACATTTAACCATAAAATTGCctgaacatatttttcatttagaatttataatacttaaagtGAAAACACTAAATTTTTACACCAGTTTGTAACCATAGATCACAACACACCCGGCACAAAGGACAGTCAAACCAATTGACACCAAGAGACATAGAGGGCAAATCAGTTCTGTATGCTGAAAAGgtcatgtcatttttttttaggatcCAAAGcacattattttcattgattattaacaaaaggaaaaacaattattgccaaataTTATGCTAATTTATTGCAACATTTGagcaatgaaattaagtaaactAGATCGtaatttgtaagaaatatgtGTTGTTTTATGAAGACAATGAAACAGCACACTTCAGCAGTTGAAATTATCAAATTGTGATTTCACTGCTATCATTTCTTTCCTGCTCACTGTTTCCAactattttcaaatgtaaaagaGTGGCTCAGATTAAAGACATTTTCTTGTGATggtgaagtgattttttttctgtgagtGGTTATTTTGAAAGGTGGGAtgaattactgtataaaaataaaatgtttgccaTTGAACATCATTGGGCTAAATGTGTTGAGCTAAAAGgtggttacattaaaaaaaaaaatgtatatatatttatacaaatatatatttcaatctagacaattattgttttgttgtttttttttttttttaatttactgtacttACCAAATTGTCCTCATATGTTCCACAACAAATATTTACTATAgaagaaaatcaaatttaattcctAGTATaccttataaaatccaaaataccaagctaatgtaaaatatattcagtaacatggtaattataacataatatcatatgaaattattttcttttagaaaagtgtagggacaagggaagcaattttagcactcagattaatagtagaaggaagattaaagaaaaacaaaccaacatactcagcatttataaacttagaaaaggcatttcataacgtagactggaataaaattttcagcatattaaaaaaatttagggttaaagtatagagatagaagaaaaattgctaacatttacaggaaccaaattgccacagtaataatcaaagaacataagaaagaagccataataaaaaagggagtccgacaaggatgttccatgtctccgttactttttaatctttacatagaagtagcagttaatgatattaaagaacaacttATTTCCAGGATTAACAGTGCAAGGTAAAAAGGTAAAGATGCCAcaatttgctgatatagtaattttagctgagagtaaaaaagatttagactATACAATGGATGgtatgaagtcctatgcaagaactaccacatgtaaataaagaagaacaaaatgaaagtaatgaaatgtagtagaaataatgtagatggaccattgaatataaaaatagaaagaaaaaaattatagaggtagaagaatttgttatttgggaagtagagttactaaagatggatgaagcagaagcgatataaaatgccaaatagcacaagcgaaacgagccttcagtcaaaaatataatttgtttacatcaaaaattaatttaaatgtcaggaaaaactttttgaaagtgtatgtttggagtgtcgctttatatggaagtgaagcttggacgatcggagtatctgaaaacaaaagattagaagcttttgaaatgtggtgctacaagagaatgttaaaaatcagatgggtagataaagtgacaaatgaagaggtgttgcagcaaattgctGAAGAGAGAAGCAtctggaaaaatgtagttaaaagaagagacagatttaaaggccacatattaaggcatcttggaatggCCACTTCAATGTTGGAGGAACATAAAGATGGAAAAATTGTGCACatagacaacgtttggaatatgtaaaacaaatttttagtgatGTAGAATGTAAGTGGGGTAcaccgaaattaaacgactagcaccagatagggaatcttgaacaactgcatcaaaccaatcaaatgactgaagacaaaaaaaaataaatatttaatttaatattaccaaTTCACAGTGGATAATAAGTAACCAAGTAACAGTAGGTAATTCAGTGAAATCACTTGTCATGATGGGGCGTTGCGTACACCCCAGATGCCTTGTtacataaagataaattatatagttacatgaaaaataatgttaactaaCAAACATATTGCCTGTTTTCAGTACTGTGCTTTATTCAATCCATCATAAAACCCACATGAATCACTGGGCTGTGATAATATAATTAGCCTAGCACTCATTACAGCATTGACCACATTACAACAGGTACAAGAAAAGAAGCTTGGAAacctataatttcaaaaaaatacaaaaattattttagctttttaaaCTGACTGTTTACCATGGTTTCAACATTAGTAAGTTAATGGTAATTAAATTACTGTGATGCCTAGCCTACTtagtataatctaaaaaaaaatcattaaacagttTTATCGTCATAGTAAAGGTTTTACTATATGAATTAAACTCAACAGCATGCATTTGTTAAGTAAGGTTATTGTTAATCAGAATGAAACTGAGATGTAAtataacagaacatttttaaacTACTGAAAAGTTGTAATCATCTgtcaatataatattacaaaagttgtaatattgaaattatgaGGACATGTAAGACAGCAGTATAAAATCACCTAATtgaaaaacaatagtaaattctgaaaatcattttatttttaattatttacatattcaatTAGCATAATTTATCGTGTAATTAGATGTAATGTGTATCTACAAAAATGGAACTTATATTGATTACTAGGTATATTAATTGTATTCTTGGTATTACTAGGTTGTTACCAGATTTAGGTTGTTGCTAGATATTACTTATATtgtatactagaaaaaaaaattattataccattGATAACTTGTTCTAAGTACACCATTTTTTTGACAGCTTCATAATCAAACTCATGAGATGAGAGAATAtctgtgatttctttttttactcttttttgaaCATCCTGATTTACAGCTagttcatataaaacaaaacttaatgtagTTGCAGTAGCATCACTTCCaccagatataaataaaaaagtctgtgCTGCTATAAATTCTTCAGTAAACATTTCTGGAAAAAACGTAACTTTTATAGTATctagttttttaaatactattcttaaatttataaaattgtatcacattaataattttatttgtgctgCTTTAAATATCCTAATAATTAATCTCCCGCttcaagtgttttatttttatttttttattttttactttttaaatgtcttGTATGTAAAGGAACAAGGACTAGTGATAGACATTCTACAAAAGGCAAGGAAATATGAAGAAATACATGAAACTGTTTTAAATCTAACCAAGAAGATGGGAAATATTAATTAGAATGCAATATCAAGTGCTAATGAGATGAGAATATATAGAAAGAATGCATAGAAGAAATACTGAGCAAATACaagcaaaaaataatgaatatctaGAAAATGAGGAAATTCAAAGATTCAATAATAATACTGAGgatgaatcgtaaaatatttaagacTGAGGTATAAAATTTCACTGGATATAATGAAAATAGATGCTGGTAAACTCATCAAAGATCTTTCAGAAGTAAGAAAATTTACAGagctattaaataaattgtataattcatGTAGATGGATAGATCTAAAAATAGCAGTGATACCTCTAACAAAGACAAGCAATATGCAGTAATACAATGTgtcttttataattagtttcatAGAGCACACAGGAATAGTAGTGtctaagattatatatatatattaatacctagttaaaaatGCGccacattttgatgttttatttttaataaacttcaaaatttttattttttatttagtttctgtggactttcaTTTTGTTAAGAATCAATTTCTTTAcaactataaatttaaatccctaaccaagtcatttaattcaccttgtgatataatatgtggcttatttgaagataattcaaaatcatattcattgttttcttctttaattgcctgattcttcatcactacttttgaaacatacatttattGGCGGCTCAGGagactggaataatttcactgtgaggtacagccctgattgtagattacaatgaaggatattttacaatatgtttagattttttagaaattccaggcACACTTGTTAAACAGAAGTAAtgatcggttacatgatcctttggttcacgctaaaccataggtacaccaaatggcaaagccttccatgtacctttcagccatcctcttaaatgtacagaacaattagcgcatactatatgaggagcccacatcttatcctgatcaccaattttacagtgaaagtacaaatgatatgcttttttaattaaaggtgaaatgttttttctatttgattttacggtaaactcaccatatACATAGTAAAAGGCATTCACATCATTTACACagtttcaaggcattatgacactgcactggtAAGAAACTTAAAATACactgagactgaacaaaattaattcattcctaaatccagtgcttattACAAACAACACAGCTTTGTTTTTAGCTACATGCTTTGACCTGCAcagatatgattaatcttgtccatgaaggcttacTCTTTCATAATATGTGGCATAAGGTGATGGCATAATATGTGactgtgatatgatttaattctttgtctagtattgtttatttatagcttacaaattatgttgacaaggttcaataataaaaaattagctaacaaaatgcaatataggagcttaaaatgctaactatacgtagaaaaatatcctttaattaagatttaaaaatttttcaaaaatgttaggttatagaaagattctgagttcatattcatttttagcatcaaaaaacaagttaaaatcatgtatcgcatgttaggaaaaaaaatattttttatcagtgttataatttaagatttttcttttgttcaaattagatgtgtatttttttttttttactaattatcagtATCTaccatttattaatctttaacaaCCAAAATCGTcatttagtttcaaatttttatttaattttttaaaaactgtttctcaggatttaatatttttggatttataatatacataGGAAATGTAAAAACCCAGTTgtggtttgaaaattataaaccaCTGCATCGTTATAACtgctaaattttgtaaaaaaatttactgaagtgatcattaaattttattctgttcaaATGCCTTTCTAAATCTCCATTTAGATGTTGATAAAATTTGGCAACAATAACATTATTTCTCATCAttgtaacaatgaaaatttaaaattacaaaaatgctcTCATTTCAAACTTCTCATTTCACACCCAAAGCATTCAGGAGGCCCTGATGCAGGAGAAcgaatctaaaattttaaatagtagagTTATGACATATCacttaaaagagaattttaacacaaaacattTTGGGCTATGAAAaccctaaataaattacaaaaaattatctcaaaaggatctattttttggtatgagacctttatttaaagttttaaagataACTTATATCTGCCATTTTATTTAGATAGCTGTTTGATAACCATAATCTGAAGGTTTTATgtcaaacaattttatattttaatgccaCTTAAAGTGATGCATTACAACCCtaactttccatttaaaatttttgtgtaattcaaAACCGAAAATGGGGGCTTGAGGATTTAATAGTCTCCAGTAATAAACAGATACCAAAAAATGTATAGTTTCAAGGAAGAAACATGATACATTTTCATACTTTGTTAGCACTGCATATAACAAACGCCATATTATGtatattgaacaaaataaatatttataacagagCAAATTCTGTGTTAAGTAgatggttaattatttttatgacagatgtttgattaaaataagattattaaaaatttttccattttattaactattatataatttgattCATGCTTACCAGATGAATTAGACCATTTGCTGCTTGAAGCTGGAGTATTCTTAAGCTGATCCAAAAGTTCTTTATCTTCGTTTTCATACTCATCACAGGAAATAGGATTTTTTTCATGATGCAATAACtcctgttcttttttcttttcatctatcATAAGTTGAATGAAATCATTTCTTCTTGTACCAGTTTCTTCTCGAAATTTTATGATGTCCTTTgtcaagtttataaaaaaattattggtatcTTCGCttatcattttgaatttaaaaattttcctgatAATAGGTAATGCATTTAAAACcgtaaatttcaataacaaaatccGAGATGGGTTAAAAGATTTAGAAGTTGCTTTTATGAAGTCATTATACATCGCCTCcttttcattaaatgtatttatacttAAACCAAAAGCCGCACttgctattatttttacaataatttttctcaataaatttattgtttccaTATCTTGACCAGTTTTATCTTTCAGAAAC harbors:
- the LOC142320513 gene encoding putative cytochrome P450 6a14 isoform X2; the encoded protein is MVYMMIITAVLAISVLYFFYWLKDRNSNYWKKKGVPTISSSDQREIFSGIITGKKSIMEMFSAMYKKIEGEKFAGYFQFFTPTIMIRDIDLINHILIKDFTHFEDRGPPQDKTIDLFGLSVTNLSGDEWRAARHKLTPTFTTGKLKIMFESMKECSEEAVLFLKDKTGQDMETINLLRKIIVKIIASAAFGLSINTFNEKEAMYNDFIKATSKSFNPSRILLLKFTVLNALPIIRKIFKFKMISEDTNNFFINLTKDIIKFREETGTRRNDFIQLMIDEKKKEQELLHHEKNPISCDEYENEDKELLDQLKNTPASSSKWSNSSEMFTEEFIAAQTFLFISGGSDATATTLSFVLYELAVNQDVQKRVKKEITDILSSHEFDYEAVKKMVYLEQVINETLRLHTITPVLARYCTKEYSIPETDVILDKGTAVVIPAVSLHMDPQYFPEPNKFNPDRFENMEAVPKGVFFPFGSGPRICIGMRLATVEMKIILANFLLNYTIVLSEKTKLPLKITKHSIFNNVDGGIWIKFEKDK
- the LOC142320513 gene encoding putative cytochrome P450 6a17 isoform X1; amino-acid sequence: MKFYEQTCKSLYYNPDCLESVHPNNSDSFSSGFSVVSNVSKYHYKKMVYMMIITAVLAISVLYFFYWLKDRNSNYWKKKGVPTISSSDQREIFSGIITGKKSIMEMFSAMYKKIEGEKFAGYFQFFTPTIMIRDIDLINHILIKDFTHFEDRGPPQDKTIDLFGLSVTNLSGDEWRAARHKLTPTFTTGKLKIMFESMKECSEEAVLFLKDKTGQDMETINLLRKIIVKIIASAAFGLSINTFNEKEAMYNDFIKATSKSFNPSRILLLKFTVLNALPIIRKIFKFKMISEDTNNFFINLTKDIIKFREETGTRRNDFIQLMIDEKKKEQELLHHEKNPISCDEYENEDKELLDQLKNTPASSSKWSNSSEMFTEEFIAAQTFLFISGGSDATATTLSFVLYELAVNQDVQKRVKKEITDILSSHEFDYEAVKKMVYLEQVINETLRLHTITPVLARYCTKEYSIPETDVILDKGTAVVIPAVSLHMDPQYFPEPNKFNPDRFENMEAVPKGVFFPFGSGPRICIGMRLATVEMKIILANFLLNYTIVLSEKTKLPLKITKHSIFNNVDGGIWIKFEKDK